The segment GGCAGACCATACAGGTATTATCAGGACTCTCTTATAATTTGTCACACTAAATGCCCACTATTACCCTTCTTTTTAAACCTTCTCAGGGATACGTTCTCCCAGCAGGCCAGTTGGTTTGAAGATAAGGATCAGGATGAGGACAATAAATGCAAAGGCATCCTTATATTCACTTGATATATATGCTGCCCCCATGCTTTCCAATATGCCGAGAATAAACCCTCCAAGTACTGCCCCCTGTATATTGCCTATTCCTCCGAGGACTGCTGCAGTAAATGCCTTTATGCCGGCTACATATCCCATGTAGAAGTTAATAAGACCATAGTACATGGCAACCATGACGCCAGCTGCCGCAGCCAGGACAGACCCTGTTATAAAGGTAACAACGATCACTGTATCTATGTCTATGCCAAGGAGGGATGCCATCTTTTTGTCCTGGGCTGTTGCCCGCATTGCCTTTCCAATCCGTGTCTTTTTTATAAAGGTCTGAAGAGCAACCATTAATACCACTGAGGATATTATAATGAAACACTGGATATATGTGAGAGTTGAGTTTGCGATGGTTATGTTACCTTCAGGGAAGATTTGAGGAAATATCTTATCTGCTGAGCCCTGACTCAGCATTACATAATTCTGAAGAAATATTGACATTCCAATAGCAGAAATCAAAGGGGCTAATCTCGGGGCATGTCTGAGAGGACGGTATGCGACCTTTTCCAGTGTAAGTCCATACGCCCCGCAGTATATAATGGCCACTATACCTGCAATAATAAGGGAAAGCAGGAGGTTCGCAGAGGTTATCCCCGAAATTGTAAGAAACGATAAGGTTATTATCGCTATATATGCCCCAAGCATATATATCTCACCGTGGGCAAAGTTGATAAGCTCAAGTATCCCGTAAACCATTGTGTAGCCGAGGGCAATCAGGGCATAGACAGCACCGAGGGTGATGCCGTTGATCAGCTGCTGAATCAACATTTGTTAATGTGCTGTCTCCGACGGTTTCCAATACTCTTCAAATGTTCCGTTCTTTGTCATCCATACAATGTACGGAGATCTCAGGACATCACCTTTTACATCCCACTGAAGCTCACCAAGCGCCCCCGAGTGTTTCATATTATGTATCGCCTCACTGATCTTTGCACCATCAACTCCCTGTGTCTCTGCAATAGCCTGGAGCAGGATGTTCGCCGCATCATATGCATAAATAGAGTAAGGACCTGCTGCACCATAAGCTGATTTATACGAGCTGAGAAAGTTTTTTGCGCTTTCTATATTGACAGGGTCAGGACTGAATGTCAGGTAACTCCCTTCAGCTGCCGGTCCCGCAATTTCTATGAATTTCTGGTCTATAACTCCGTCTCCGCTCATAAATGGGATGTTGATACCAAGCTCTCTGGCCTGTTTAATCATTAGCCCGCCCTCAGGATATATACCCCCGAAATAGAGCAACTCAGGCTTCTTACCCTTCATAGCAGTGAGGACAGACCTGAAGTCCTTATCCCCCTGGATGATTCCGGTATAATAAACAGTCTCAACTTTATCCCCGAGGGACTTTTTAAACTCATCTGCGAGACCCTGACCATATGTGGTTTTATCATGTATCACTGCAACTTTTTTAAGCTTAAGGACATCTGACACAAAGATAGCCGCTACAAGTCCCTGCTGGTCATCCCTGCCGCAGACCCGGAAAACGTACTCAAAACCCTGTTCTGTTAACTGAGGGTTAGTTGATGCAGGAGTAATCATGGGTACTTTTGATTTGTTATATACTGCAGACGCAGGTATTGAAGCGCTGCTGTTAAAGTGTCCTATGACACCAGCTACACCAGAATTAACCAGCTTGTTGGCAACTGCAACGGCCTGCTTGGGATCATGCTGGTCATCCTCAACAAGCAGTTCGATCTTTTTACCGAGTACGCCGCCTTTTTGATTCCACTCTTTTACTGCCAGTTCAACTCCATTTTTGACATCTAAGCCCATCTTGCTCTGGTCTCCGGTCATAGGACCAACGACCCCAATCCTGATTGTCGTCTCTTTTTTGGAACAACTGTTAATGGAGGTCAGCGATAGAAGCAAGACACAGATAAAGATGCTAAAGAATGCAAATCTGTTTTTCATTAAATTCTCCTGAGTTTATGGGTCATAATATCAATCCCGCCAACCCGCGCTTCATTGGACCATACCGCCTTCCTAACTTACACATATCACCCTTCATTGTCAAGAAAAAGGGGTCGGTTTCTGTTACAGGATTACCTTTTTTACCCTTGCTGTATTTTGCAGGACAACAATTGCCTGGTGAAGGCGCTGAAGCCTCATGTTCCTGCTGCGAATGGCTGTTTGGTCGTGTGAAGGGAACTTTTCTATACGTATTGCGGTCTGCAGCTTGAGCATCTGGTTGTACAATTCCTTGTAAATTACTGTTGGAAAATCCTTAAGGATAAGCGGGTTAAGATATAAATACCCATCGGCAATGTCAGAAGCAAATGCAGCCAGGCTCTTTCCTTTGACGATGTTATCAGACATATGCAATAATTAACATGTTGACTTTACATAGTCAACTGCGGTTAGGGGTTAATTAGGGACGGGGTTAATTAACCCTCTATTTAACCTTGACTCACAGACATATCTTCTATAGTATAATTGCTGCCCCAAATGAAGAGCCCTTTTAAGAACTGGACGCCGTCTCAAGTACTGGCTGGAGGCTTTTTTGCGCTCATATTAGTTGGTACTATATTCCTTGCCCTCCCATTTTCAGCCTCCAATGGGAGAAGTATCGGATTACTCGATGCTTTTTTTACGTCAGTTTCATCGGTCTGCGTTACAGGCCTGATAGTCAAGGATACCCCGGTAGACTTCTCAATCTTTGGACAGATTGTCATAATGCTGCTTGTGCAGATCGGCGGTCTTGGGTATATGACATCAGCAAGTGTAATCTACCTTATTGTTGGAAAACGCATCGGCCTGGCAGAAAGGCTTATAATGAGAGAGAGTCTGAATGTTCTTTCCATGGAAGGACTTGTTCGTTTTACCAGGGGAGTTTTGTTCTTAACACTTGCGATAGAAGGACTCGCTGCCCTGCTCCTTACGATCAGGTTTTCCCGTGACTTTTCATATTTAAAGGCTCTATACCTTGGGATTTTTCACTCTATTACATCTTTCAATAATGCAGGATTTTCCCTTTTTTCAGATAATCTAGTCGGGTACAGAGGTGATATTGTTATAAATACCGTTATAATGGCAAATATTATACTTGGTGGAATAGGATTCATCATTTTCAGCGATTTGTACAGATACATGAAGAAAGAGATACACAACCTCTCTCTGCACACAAAACTTACACTGGCAACCACCTTCCTCCTGATATTAGGCGGCGCCGGCCTGTTATTCTTATTCGAAGGTTATGGTCCTTCAAATACAATGCATGGCGCTTCGCTCGGCGACAGGATATTAATATCTCTGTTTCATTCAGTAAGCGCCAGGACAGCAGGATTTAATACTGTAGATATCGGTTCAATGGCCGTTGATTCCCTTTTTGTTCTGATAGTCCTTATGGTAATAGGAGCTTCGCCCGGAAGTACAGGGGGAGGGATCAAGACGACCACATTTGCAATAATGATGGTCTCATTGTGGTCTGCAGTCCGGGGAAAGCAGGATAACACTATTTTTCGCAGGAGGATCTCTGTTGAGCTTGTGGCCAAGGCATTTCTCTTGACAACTCTGGTTACGGTAATCATAATAATCTCCACCACTTTATTGCTTTTGACAGAGAACATGAGTTTAATGAAAACGTTGTTTGAGGTCGCATCTGCATTCGGCACTGTCGGTCTTTCTACAGGCGATGGCGGTGTACTTAGCCTCTCCGGCATGTTTTCAACAGCAGGAAAGGTTATCATCGCTATTACCATGTATACAGGCCGTCTCGGTCCATTGTTATTGAGTATTGCAATTGTAAAGGGGACGTATCCGCAGAAGTACAGGTATCCGGAAGGCAAGATCATAATAGGATAGTTGATTCTAAACATGTTAACCTGAGGAAGGCAGACTTAAAATGGCGATACAGGTTGTTGTGATAGGTTTGGGAAGGTTTGGGTCGAGTGTGGTGGAAACACTTGCCAGGAAGGGTTGTGAGATCCTGGCTATGGACATAAATGAAGATAATGTAAAGGCAATTACCGAACATGCAACACATGCCGTGCAGTGCGACGCCACCGATATCCGGACGCTGAAAGAGCTTGGTGTGCAGAACATGGATGTCTCTATCGTCAGCATAGGAGAAGACGTTGAGGCAAGTGTCCTTATAGTTATGGCCCTGAAGGAACTCGGGGTTAAAGAAATAATAGCGAAGGCAGTCACACCACTGCATATAAAGATCCTTGAAAAGCTTGGCGCTACACAGGTCGTATATCCGGAGCGTGATATGGCGATCCGCGTTGCAACCCATATTGTAACTCCGAATATAATAGACAGCCTCTTTCTCTCCCCTGAGTATTGTATAAGTGAGATCCCGGCCCCCCGCTCTTTTGTGGGTAAGAAGCTTAAAGATACCAATATACGGACGCTTCACAAGGTTAACATAATTGCCATTAAGAGGCGAACGACAGAGATGCAGAGGGGAAATAATGTAGTGAAAGAGTCTGTAAATGTTGCCCCTGCCGGAGACGATGTTGTAATGGCCGATGATGTCCTTGTATTCCTTGGACGGGAAGCTGACATTGAGAAGTTAAGCCGCCTATAGACCGGATTTATTTAATTGTCAAATTGTGTTATTATATAATGTATGGGTGATTTCTGGATTGAAGTAGTTCTAATCCTCGTTTTGATCCTTGCCAACGGTTTTTTCGCCTGCTCTGAGATAGCCATAATATCAGCAAGAAAGAGCCGCATCAGACATTTAATGGATAGCGGCAGCAAACGGGCTGAGGTGGTACATAATCTGCAGAGTGAACCAGACAAGTTTCTTGCCACGGTTCAGGTCGGCATTACTATAGTAAGCATGCTTGCCGGAGCAATCGGCGGCGCTACGGCAATTGCAGTTATAAAACCACTGTTGCAATATGCACCCATCGGTTTTGTAAGTGAGTGGAGCGAACCGATTTCTATCGCCATTGTAGTAGCTGTAATCTCCTACCTTTCCCTGATCTTAGGGGAGCTTGTACCGAAATCACTTGCGCTGAGATTCTCAGAACCTATTGCCTTATTTGTCGGCAAACCAATTCAGAGTCTGTCCAGAATTTCTTTCATTCTTGTCCGGATACTTACCAAGTCAACTAATCTGTTTCTCAAACCATTCGGCAAGATGCCGTCGCCTGAAGGTTCTTTTGTAACTGAAGAAGAGATCAAGCTTTTACTTAAAGAGGGTGGAGAAAAGGGAATATTCGAAAAATCTGAACAGGAGTTGATTCACAGCGTATTCGAGTTTGTTACTACCACAGCAAAAGAGATAATGGTTCCCAGACCCAAGATTAAGGCTATCGCCATCGAGACCCCGCTGGTGAACGTTGTGAATACTGTTATTGAGTGCGGTTTTTCAAGGTTTCCTGTGTATGACGGAAGTATAGATAATATCAAGGGTGTCCTTTATGAAAAAGACCTCCTTGACATCCGGGACAAACTTCAGGACATTCAACTGAAAGACCTCCTCAGACCTGTCTATTTTGTCCCCGCGACAAAAAAAATAGATACACTGTTGAAAGAATTACAGCGCCGCAGGATGCATATGGCCATAGTCATCAACGAGTACGGAAATGCTGAGGGACTTGTGACTATGGAGGATATTATTGAGGAGATCGTAGGTGAGATCGAGGATGAATACGATTATGATGACAGACCAGTTAAGATTATGAAGGATGGGTCAATGATCATTGATGCCTCTCTCCAGATCCGTGATTTGATTGATCAGCACAAGTTAGCCATAGAAGAGTCCGAGGATTATGAAACAATTGCGGGACTCGTTTTATCTCAGCTGCAGAAGATACCGAGAGGCGGGGAGATAGTGAAATATGGGGACTATAAGATTACCATAGTAGATATAGAGGGAAAGCGAATTTCCAAGGTCAAGCTTGAGAAGGTCACAGGAGCACCTGAGGTTTCAGTTGAGAAGATGCAGAAATGATTTCAATAAAGTTACAACATGTTGTAGTCTCTGAGCATGGCTTATGCTCACGAGTCAATTTGTAACCTGTTGTCATAGCAGGTAAATCCACGCTATTCACATAAATGTGGAAAACCCATGACAACCCTTCCGTATTTCCAGCCGGAGGATGCATAACCCATTGAAAAACACGTTGTTGCCTAAAATATAGGCACGCTCTGCAGTGAAACAATATGTTGTGGTATGTGCATCTGAACTTGTTCCGGGATGTACTGCAGGGAGACACTGAATCGTCACTGAAACGATTGTGAGACAGCGGTCAATGAGGGTTTATTTGATTTTCTGAAACAAATCGAGCAATGTCTGAGTAAGCATCCCGGGGAATCCCGTACCCACAAGTTTGTTATTTATTGATGTTACCGGCATTACCTCGTAGAGTGTACTTGTGACAAAGCACTCATCAGCGTAATAAAGCTCATCAGGCTGGAATGGCTGTTCTGATAATGGGATATTGTTTTCCTGCGCGATGCCAATCACCAGAGACCTCGTAACGCCGTTAAGTATGCCAACGCTGGTTGGCGCGGTTTTAACAGCGCCTTCCTTCACTATAAAGATGTTGCTGACAGTCCCTTCAGCTACATAACCTTCTGTGCTGAGCATGAACGCTTCGGAGGCGCCAGCCTCTCTTGCCTCCATCCTTGCCATAATATTGTTAAGGAAGTTCAGCGATTTTATCTCCGGATTTAAGGCCTCAGGGGGTATACGCCTTGTACTTACGACGGCTGCCTTTATTCCAGAGCTATACAGGTCGTCCGGATACCCGCTGAACTCCCTCGATACGATCGTCAGGGTGGGGTTTAAGCACCCTTCTGTATCGAGGCCCGGGGCAGACACGCCTCTGGTTATTGTCAGCCTTAAATAGGCGTCTGTATGGTTATTTCCCCTGAGTGTCTGATAGAGCGCTTCTTCAAGATAGTTCTCCGTGAATGGAGTCTTAAGGCGGAGCGCGTTCGCAGAGCAGAAAAGTCTGTTTAGATGGTCACTGAGCCGAAAAATCTTCCCCGAATATGCCCTGAGGGTTTCAAAGACACCGTCTCCATACAGGAATCCGCGGTCAAGGACAGAGACCTTTGCCTCATCCTCTGGAACGAGTGAACCGTTGACGAAAATTAGCATGTGGTTTAGGAAATTAAAACACCAGATTCCCGCTAAAACCATGCGGGAATGACAACCTATTAGAATTAGAATTTGTTAATTACAAGTCCGGTCAGGCATTTCGGGTAGAAGTATGTGGATTTCTGCGGCATACGCTCCCCTGTTTCAGTAACATCCCTGATCTCTTCTATCCTGGTAGCATTCAGGAGAAATGCCGCCTGATACTCTTCATCCCGGACCTTCCTGATAGATTCGTCAAAGTCTTTCACATAGCAGAGATTTTCCTGCCTGCTTATGCTCTCTTCGCTGAAACCAAGGATATCCTGAAGGATAAGGCTTTGAAGGATTGATACGTCGAGGCGTCTCCATGATAAAGGTTTATCAGTTTTTATATCCAGTAATATATCTTCACCTTTAAGCTCAAGAAGTGAGTATTTATTCTCTCCCTTTATAAACATACCCAGGAAGTGGTCCTGAGGACCGGCCTTCTTCAATTCTTCGAGCAGCTGTTTCCTTGCTCCCGATTCATTGCCGTTGGTAAACTCAAAATCTCTTATACGGAAGTACTTTTTAAGACTATCATATAAAATATACATATTATCTTCAGGAACACCAAAGATGAGACGGTGGGTAGGAAGTACTGTAAGCCCCGGTTCATCCATATTGGCAAAGAACATCATAATATAGTCGTAAGCGCCTTCCCCGCCTTTCTGCCTCGCCTCATTTCTGTAATTAAATGATGCCTCATAGCGGTGATGGCCGTCGGCTATATAGACGGTCTTCTCTTTCATGCTGTTCTGAACCGCCTCAATTATTGCAGGGTCGCTTACTACCCAGAGCCTGTGCCTGTCGCCATTGTCATCCACAACGTCTGTATCCGGGGCGGAGTCCTTTAAACTTCCCTCAATAGTCTTGTTGATCTTGCCTTCCGGGGATGATTATAGTGAAAAGATGAGACTGAAGTTGGCCTTGCATGATCTTAGCAGATTAAGGCGGTCTGATTTGGGTTTTGATAGTGTATATTCGTGCGGCACTACCTTGCCTTTTCCGAATTCCTCAAGGCGGCAGAGTGAGATAAAACCCTTCATCGTTTTTTCAGGACCATACTTTGTGTATGAGACCTCATAAAAGTATATAGAAGGTTTTTCCTCTCCGACCAACACCCTGTTTGATAACCACTGGGAAAATGTATTTGAGGCCCTCGTGTACCGGTTATCCTGCTCTGTGTCGGTTGGGAATTCTTTAACGAGGTCAAGCTTAATCATGTTGTATTCATCTCTGTTGTAGTACATCTCCTGCTGGGCAGGTGAGATGATATCGTATGGTGGCGTCATTACAAGGTTAGGGTCTTTTATCTTTTCCCTGTTATACCGAATGCCATTGAATGGGATAATGTCAGCCATGCTCGTTTCTCCTATTTATATCTTTTTACCTCAAATCTGAGGAGGTCAACAGGTTCACTGACCCCGATACCAGCCTTCCGTTTAGCTATCGCTAACTGCTCTTCTACAGTATCCACTCCCTCTATATCAGGGAGCAGCAACCCGCGTCTGTATCCGGATTTCACAATTACTCCATACCTGCCCGGGTCAAGATCACTTACCGATTTCACAGGTTCAGGCGATGTAAGTACATCTACTGATATGGATATATCTTTCAGATCAGACAGCGTCACCGGCATAAATCTCGGATCTCTTGTTGCAGAGCTTACAGCATTATGAATAACCTCTTCTGCGACACATGATGTTGAAGGTTCAAAGGTACCTATACAACCTCTCAGCATACCGTGCATTTTTAGAGAAACAAAGACACCCTGCTGTTCCTTCATCTCACTTGTCAAACTCTCCGGTATTTTCAGTATCTCTCTGTTTTCAAGATACTTCTTTATAGCCTCTCTTGCCAATTCCACAAGTGGGTGATGCGCATGTTCCATTTTTATATTTTTGGTTATAATTCCCGCTTTACAACATAGTCCGCTACGGTAAGCAATGCCTGTAAGGGGATGGTATCCTCAAACATCGGCAAACTCTTTTTCGCCTTCTCAATATAAGACCTCGCCATATCCTGAGAGTATCCAATAACCCCGTATTCCTTCATCAGATTCAGGATATAATTAAGGTTTTCTTCTGTAAACTCAGAGAGGGAAATAATCCTTTCTATTTTTTCTGCATCACTCTGACTGCATTTCTTTAAAAGGGCCAGAAGCGGCAGTGTAATCTTGCCTTCCTCAAGGTCTTTACCAACCGACTTACCAAGCTTGGTTTTATTGGCTATATAATCAAGGGTATCATCCGAAAGCTGAAATGCCATTCCGATATTCCATCCGAATGACTCAAAATCATCCCTCTGTTCAGCACTACATTCACCAAGGATTGCCCCTATACGACAGGTAGCTGCCATTAATGAGGCAGTCTTGTTTCCTATTATCTCAAGGTAGTCTTCTTCTGTTATACGGATGTCTCCATTAAAAGCCAACTGGGCAAGTTCACCCTTTGCCATCTTCCGGGTTGCCTCAGTAACCGTTTCATTTAAGTCATGGTTATGGAAAGACACGATCTTACACTGGGCCTTTGCATACAGATAATCACCTACCAGAATGCTTGCCTGATTTCCCCACAACATCCTCGCGGTCTTGTTCCCCCGGCGTGTGGATGCCTCATCTATTACATCATCATGGAAGAGCGTGGCTGCATGGATAAGTTCGATGACACTTGCAAGTTCCGTATGGGATTTTCCGGTGTATCCGGCAAGCCTCGATGTGAGGATCATAAGTAATGGTCTGAAGCGCTTCCCGCCGCTGTTTATGAGGTGAGATCCCATAACACTTATCAGTGATAGATTGGATTTGAGGTCTGCGTGGATCTGCTCTTCCACCAATTGCAGGTCTCCCCTGCACAGATCCCACACCTCTTCCATACTAACACTCGTATTTACAGGATTAGCAGTTTTCACGGGCTTATAGTATGGCAGAAGGAAGGTGATTGTCAAGTGATTAATTTCATATTATAATCAGCTAAAGCTTAAAGAATCGCCTCATGAGCCAGGGCTCAAAAAGAGGAATGAAAAATCCCCCTTACTCCCCCTTTTTCAAAGGGGGAAATTAGTTCCCCCACTTTAGAAAAGGGGGGCAGGGGGGATTTGAATCTGGATTTTCGAGTAAACAAAAAGGGGGTATTTCCCATATGAATAAAGAACAGATGGTGCAGAGGATGTTCTCTTCTGCAGCAAAAAAGTATGACATTAACAACACAGTCCTCAGCCTCGGCCAGCATCATTCCTGGAAACGTTTTACTATAGAACAGACCGGCGTTAAGAAGGGGGATAGTGTGCTTGATGTCTGCTCAGGCACGGCAGATATGGCAATCCTGCTGGCAAAAAAGGTCGGCCCATCGGGACGTGTCGTAGCCTCTGACCTTAATCCTGATATGTTGAGAGTTGGAAAGAGCAAAGTCCTTGAACAGGGTTTGGAGGGGATAATCAGTTGTGTCATCGGGAATGCAGAGTCAATTCAATTTGGGGATAATAAGTTTGATGCAGTAACCGTTGGATTCGGCGTCAGGAATGTGACATACCTTGAAAAGGCATTTGCAGAGATGTTACGGGTTGCAAAACCAGGAGGAAGGGTTGTATGCCTCGAATTTACGCAGCCGGCAAGTCCATTCTTCAGGTCTATTTATGATTTTTATTCATTTACCCTTTTACCGGCAATAGGGACCATAATATCGAAGGACAAGACGGGCATTTATGACTACCTTCCTGACTCCATACGAAAATTCCCTCCGGCGGAAGACCTCCGCAGGCTGATGTTACGAGTTGGTTTCTCAAATGTATCTTATAATACCTTGTCTGGCGGCATTGTGGCTGTACATGTAGGCGTTAAATAGGAGACTTAAATAGGGACAGCGCCTATTTATTTGCAGGCACTATCAGAGTTAAATAAATAGGCGCTGTCCCTATTTAAGTCCGTCAACTCTCGTAATTAAAATGGGCAATAAATCAATTTTATATATATGGCTCCCATGCAAGAAGGTGTATCCGGCAGGACCTACCTCGCTTGCCAGCTACGTTCATCAGAAACGCCCGAATGTTCAACAGAGGATGTTAGACCTCTCACTGATAGATAAGGGTGACCGCCTGAAGGCGATAACTGGTACGGTTGAAGAGTTCAAGCCTGATATTATTGCCTTCTCGTGGCGTGATGTTCAGATTTATGCCCCGCATGGTGAGGATGATTCACTTGAACTTGCCTTTAACTTCTATTACTCGCCCAACGTCTTCAAGAAACTATCTGCAGGCATCAGGGGAATAAGCATGGTCTTCACTTATGAAAATCACCTGAAAGAAAAACTTTACCTGATAAAAAAGACGATCAGGAAATTTCCTGACAAGACACATGTCATAGGGGGCGGCGCATTCAGTGT is part of the Nitrospirota bacterium genome and harbors:
- a CDS encoding HlyC/CorC family transporter; translation: MGDFWIEVVLILVLILANGFFACSEIAIISARKSRIRHLMDSGSKRAEVVHNLQSEPDKFLATVQVGITIVSMLAGAIGGATAIAVIKPLLQYAPIGFVSEWSEPISIAIVVAVISYLSLILGELVPKSLALRFSEPIALFVGKPIQSLSRISFILVRILTKSTNLFLKPFGKMPSPEGSFVTEEEIKLLLKEGGEKGIFEKSEQELIHSVFEFVTTTAKEIMVPRPKIKAIAIETPLVNVVNTVIECGFSRFPVYDGSIDNIKGVLYEKDLLDIRDKLQDIQLKDLLRPVYFVPATKKIDTLLKELQRRRMHMAIVINEYGNAEGLVTMEDIIEEIVGEIEDEYDYDDRPVKIMKDGSMIIDASLQIRDLIDQHKLAIEESEDYETIAGLVLSQLQKIPRGGEIVKYGDYKITIVDIEGKRISKVKLEKVTGAPEVSVEKMQK
- a CDS encoding TrkA family potassium uptake protein, encoding MAIQVVVIGLGRFGSSVVETLARKGCEILAMDINEDNVKAITEHATHAVQCDATDIRTLKELGVQNMDVSIVSIGEDVEASVLIVMALKELGVKEIIAKAVTPLHIKILEKLGATQVVYPERDMAIRVATHIVTPNIIDSLFLSPEYCISEIPAPRSFVGKKLKDTNIRTLHKVNIIAIKRRTTEMQRGNNVVKESVNVAPAGDDVVMADDVLVFLGREADIEKLSRL
- a CDS encoding branched-chain amino acid ABC transporter permease, with protein sequence MLIQQLINGITLGAVYALIALGYTMVYGILELINFAHGEIYMLGAYIAIITLSFLTISGITSANLLLSLIIAGIVAIIYCGAYGLTLEKVAYRPLRHAPRLAPLISAIGMSIFLQNYVMLSQGSADKIFPQIFPEGNITIANSTLTYIQCFIIISSVVLMVALQTFIKKTRIGKAMRATAQDKKMASLLGIDIDTVIVVTFITGSVLAAAAGVMVAMYYGLINFYMGYVAGIKAFTAAVLGGIGNIQGAVLGGFILGILESMGAAYISSEYKDAFAFIVLILILIFKPTGLLGERIPEKV
- the ubiE gene encoding bifunctional demethylmenaquinone methyltransferase/2-methoxy-6-polyprenyl-1,4-benzoquinol methylase UbiE, with product MNKEQMVQRMFSSAAKKYDINNTVLSLGQHHSWKRFTIEQTGVKKGDSVLDVCSGTADMAILLAKKVGPSGRVVASDLNPDMLRVGKSKVLEQGLEGIISCVIGNAESIQFGDNKFDAVTVGFGVRNVTYLEKAFAEMLRVAKPGGRVVCLEFTQPASPFFRSIYDFYSFTLLPAIGTIISKDKTGIYDYLPDSIRKFPPAEDLRRLMLRVGFSNVSYNTLSGGIVAVHVGVK
- a CDS encoding DUF1015 domain-containing protein; translated protein: MNKTIEGSLKDSAPDTDVVDDNGDRHRLWVVSDPAIIEAVQNSMKEKTVYIADGHHRYEASFNYRNEARQKGGEGAYDYIMMFFANMDEPGLTVLPTHRLIFGVPEDNMYILYDSLKKYFRIRDFEFTNGNESGARKQLLEELKKAGPQDHFLGMFIKGENKYSLLELKGEDILLDIKTDKPLSWRRLDVSILQSLILQDILGFSEESISRQENLCYVKDFDESIRKVRDEEYQAAFLLNATRIEEIRDVTETGERMPQKSTYFYPKCLTGLVINKF
- a CDS encoding Trk family potassium uptake protein, translated to MKSPFKNWTPSQVLAGGFFALILVGTIFLALPFSASNGRSIGLLDAFFTSVSSVCVTGLIVKDTPVDFSIFGQIVIMLLVQIGGLGYMTSASVIYLIVGKRIGLAERLIMRESLNVLSMEGLVRFTRGVLFLTLAIEGLAALLLTIRFSRDFSYLKALYLGIFHSITSFNNAGFSLFSDNLVGYRGDIVINTVIMANIILGGIGFIIFSDLYRYMKKEIHNLSLHTKLTLATTFLLILGGAGLLFLFEGYGPSNTMHGASLGDRILISLFHSVSARTAGFNTVDIGSMAVDSLFVLIVLMVIGASPGSTGGGIKTTTFAIMMVSLWSAVRGKQDNTIFRRRISVELVAKAFLLTTLVTVIIIISTTLLLLTENMSLMKTLFEVASAFGTVGLSTGDGGVLSLSGMFSTAGKVIIAITMYTGRLGPLLLSIAIVKGTYPQKYRYPEGKIIIG
- a CDS encoding DUF1015 family protein, with translation MADIIPFNGIRYNREKIKDPNLVMTPPYDIISPAQQEMYYNRDEYNMIKLDLVKEFPTDTEQDNRYTRASNTFSQWLSNRVLVGEEKPSIYFYEVSYTKYGPEKTMKGFISLCRLEEFGKGKVVPHEYTLSKPKSDRLNLLRSCKANFSLIFSL
- a CDS encoding polyprenyl synthetase family protein is translated as MTITFLLPYYKPVKTANPVNTSVSMEEVWDLCRGDLQLVEEQIHADLKSNLSLISVMGSHLINSGGKRFRPLLMILTSRLAGYTGKSHTELASVIELIHAATLFHDDVIDEASTRRGNKTARMLWGNQASILVGDYLYAKAQCKIVSFHNHDLNETVTEATRKMAKGELAQLAFNGDIRITEEDYLEIIGNKTASLMAATCRIGAILGECSAEQRDDFESFGWNIGMAFQLSDDTLDYIANKTKLGKSVGKDLEEGKITLPLLALLKKCSQSDAEKIERIISLSEFTEENLNYILNLMKEYGVIGYSQDMARSYIEKAKKSLPMFEDTIPLQALLTVADYVVKREL
- the ilvE gene encoding branched-chain-amino-acid transaminase; translation: MLIFVNGSLVPEDEAKVSVLDRGFLYGDGVFETLRAYSGKIFRLSDHLNRLFCSANALRLKTPFTENYLEEALYQTLRGNNHTDAYLRLTITRGVSAPGLDTEGCLNPTLTIVSREFSGYPDDLYSSGIKAAVVSTRRIPPEALNPEIKSLNFLNNIMARMEAREAGASEAFMLSTEGYVAEGTVSNIFIVKEGAVKTAPTSVGILNGVTRSLVIGIAQENNIPLSEQPFQPDELYYADECFVTSTLYEVMPVTSINNKLVGTGFPGMLTQTLLDLFQKIK
- the amrA gene encoding AmmeMemoRadiSam system protein A; translated protein: MEHAHHPLVELAREAIKKYLENREILKIPESLTSEMKEQQGVFVSLKMHGMLRGCIGTFEPSTSCVAEEVIHNAVSSATRDPRFMPVTLSDLKDISISVDVLTSPEPVKSVSDLDPGRYGVIVKSGYRRGLLLPDIEGVDTVEEQLAIAKRKAGIGVSEPVDLLRFEVKRYK
- a CDS encoding branched-chain amino acid ABC transporter substrate-binding protein; translated protein: MKNRFAFFSIFICVLLLSLTSINSCSKKETTIRIGVVGPMTGDQSKMGLDVKNGVELAVKEWNQKGGVLGKKIELLVEDDQHDPKQAVAVANKLVNSGVAGVIGHFNSSASIPASAVYNKSKVPMITPASTNPQLTEQGFEYVFRVCGRDDQQGLVAAIFVSDVLKLKKVAVIHDKTTYGQGLADEFKKSLGDKVETVYYTGIIQGDKDFRSVLTAMKGKKPELLYFGGIYPEGGLMIKQARELGINIPFMSGDGVIDQKFIEIAGPAAEGSYLTFSPDPVNIESAKNFLSSYKSAYGAAGPYSIYAYDAANILLQAIAETQGVDGAKISEAIHNMKHSGALGELQWDVKGDVLRSPYIVWMTKNGTFEEYWKPSETAH